The Brachyspira hyodysenteriae ATCC 27164 genome includes a window with the following:
- a CDS encoding SoxR reducing system RseC family protein — translation MKREFALVLETYDNNVAKVELQRSASCDGCTICNSGKPVVLRAFNNINANKGDSVVIEVEELKRGTNFFVYVIPLICLIAGYFIGEYISKLSNIEHNLGPIFAFIVFFIYVILGLRKLKKDNKIIANIICKNQVIENFNE, via the coding sequence ATGAAAAGAGAATTTGCTTTAGTATTGGAAACTTATGATAATAATGTAGCTAAAGTTGAATTGCAAAGAAGCGCAAGCTGTGATGGATGTACTATATGTAATTCTGGTAAACCTGTTGTTCTTAGAGCATTCAATAATATTAATGCTAATAAAGGGGACAGTGTTGTTATAGAAGTAGAAGAACTAAAAAGGGGTACTAACTTTTTTGTTTATGTAATACCTTTGATTTGTCTTATAGCAGGGTATTTCATTGGAGAGTATATATCTAAATTATCAAATATAGAACATAATTTAGGCCCTATATTTGCTTTTATTGTGTTTTTTATTTATGTTATTTTGGGATTAAGAAAATTAAAAAAGGATAATAAAATAATAGCTAATATAATTTGTAAAAATCAAGTTATAGAAAATTTTAATGAATAA
- a CDS encoding SAM-dependent methyltransferase — MKKVQDFYFKKAKEENYKARSVFKLEEAQNKFKFIKASDNVLDVGCSPGSFSQYMLNKILKSGSVVGVDILPNSFAHQRFTFILGDIKDMDVTTFNNTLFDVVVSDAMPNTTSDRETNHFRSISLCRSIFDLAKEVLKENGNFFIKVFDGKDLQDFKKELSEYFDSVNVFKPKSSRDESREIFLFCKNFKKLR; from the coding sequence ATGAAAAAGGTACAGGATTTTTATTTTAAAAAGGCAAAAGAAGAAAATTATAAGGCTAGAAGTGTATTTAAACTAGAAGAAGCTCAAAATAAATTTAAATTTATAAAGGCATCAGATAATGTTCTTGATGTAGGCTGTTCTCCAGGATCTTTCAGTCAGTATATGCTCAATAAAATATTGAAAAGCGGTTCTGTAGTGGGTGTTGATATACTTCCTAATTCATTTGCTCATCAAAGATTTACTTTTATATTGGGAGATATAAAGGATATGGATGTTACAACATTCAATAATACTTTATTCGATGTTGTAGTAAGCGATGCTATGCCGAATACTACATCAGACAGAGAAACTAATCATTTCCGTTCTATTTCTTTATGCAGATCTATATTTGATTTAGCTAAAGAAGTATTAAAAGAAAATGGGAATTTTTTTATAAAGGTTTTTGACGGTAAAGATTTGCAGGATTTTAAGAAAGAACTATCTGAATACTTTGATTCTGTAAATGTATTCAAGCCCAAAAGTTCAAGAGATGAGAGCAGGGAAATATTTTTATTTTGTAAAAACTTTAAAAAGTTACGATAA
- a CDS encoding tetratricopeptide repeat protein, whose protein sequence is MNNIAIIVFVCVFITLLLIVKKFLFGKSIDKISDIDKVNKLISEGKNDVALLKLKEILAKDKPGTKRAKIHAMIGDCYANMEEYSFAIVEYRHAIDDGDKNPETILSLARALNKIDRKEEALAQYLTLFTIDDYKLIVSLEIGIIYYENKQYDTAIKYFDEALDVQPNNSEALKYKAFCFVNIGNFNDAISGMNNIYKKFPDDPLLNYNMGRAYRGREDYKTAIRYYSNSYKDKEYSVRSLYEMGLCYIKLENIESAIKTLEKAISYDSYDKELNLAILYTLSECYDIVGNINKSMEILESVIVMDPNYRDANEKLNNYKDSRYSENIKKFFKLEGDDFIDMALKVVASIGLIPYSSKITDKKYLIVFAKESNSPHSPKKIIYFRTSYSPIFNDELVHLYDYAVNANIANTMLITCAMVSPDAIRYAAMSRIDIVGIKRLENLLDKSQLTNLPVGVTRSEEKLNWIL, encoded by the coding sequence ATGAATAATATTGCTATTATAGTATTTGTATGTGTATTCATTACACTTTTGCTTATAGTAAAAAAATTTTTATTTGGGAAATCAATAGATAAGATTTCTGATATTGATAAGGTAAATAAGCTTATTAGCGAAGGAAAAAATGATGTTGCCTTATTAAAACTTAAAGAGATTTTAGCTAAAGATAAACCTGGTACAAAAAGGGCAAAAATACATGCCATGATAGGTGATTGCTATGCCAACATGGAAGAATATTCTTTTGCAATAGTAGAATACAGACATGCTATAGATGACGGAGATAAAAATCCGGAAACTATTTTATCATTGGCTAGAGCTTTAAATAAAATTGATAGAAAAGAAGAAGCATTAGCTCAATATCTTACACTTTTTACAATAGACGACTATAAACTTATAGTTTCTTTGGAAATAGGCATAATATACTATGAAAATAAACAATATGATACAGCTATAAAATATTTTGATGAAGCATTAGATGTACAGCCTAATAATTCTGAAGCTTTAAAATATAAGGCTTTTTGTTTTGTTAATATTGGCAATTTCAATGATGCTATATCTGGTATGAATAATATTTATAAGAAGTTTCCTGATGATCCTTTATTAAATTATAATATGGGAAGAGCTTATAGGGGAAGAGAAGATTATAAAACTGCTATAAGATATTATTCTAATTCTTATAAAGATAAAGAATATTCTGTCAGATCATTATATGAAATGGGGCTTTGTTATATAAAATTAGAAAATATTGAATCTGCTATAAAAACTTTGGAAAAAGCTATAAGTTATGACAGCTATGATAAAGAATTAAATTTGGCTATACTTTATACTCTTTCTGAATGTTATGATATAGTTGGTAATATCAATAAATCAATGGAGATATTAGAAAGTGTAATCGTAATGGATCCTAATTATAGAGATGCCAATGAAAAACTTAACAATTATAAAGATTCTAGATATAGTGAAAATATTAAAAAGTTCTTTAAATTAGAGGGTGATGATTTCATTGATATGGCTTTAAAAGTTGTAGCAAGCATAGGACTTATTCCATACTCTTCTAAGATAACTGATAAAAAATATTTAATAGTTTTTGCTAAAGAGAGTAATAGTCCTCATTCTCCTAAAAAGATAATCTATTTTAGGACTTCTTATAGCCCTATATTTAATGATGAGCTTGTACATTTATATGATTATGCTGTTAATGCTAATATTGCTAATACTATGCTTATAACTTGTGCTATGGTTAGTCCTGATGCTATAAGATATGCTGCTATGTCAAGAATTGATATTGTTGGAATAAAGAGACTTGAAAATTTGCTTGATAAATCACAGCTTACAAATTTGCCTGTTGGAGTAACTAGAAGCGAAGAAAAACTAAATTGGATATTGTAA